The Carassius auratus strain Wakin chromosome 30, ASM336829v1, whole genome shotgun sequence region CTGCACAACAGAACTGATCTCAATTTAaagtagaaaaataaattaacgGTAATGGTGGTTAAAAATTCAGAAGCACTTCCAATTAAACTTTAAAACAGAAGCACACCGTATAAAACTATACACTGTAAAGAGCTCTCCACAGAGATCTGTCCATCTTCCTTCACATTAAGTCTGAACCTGTCAAAGAAAGCTGATTAAACTGTTCAGTAGGATTAAACGTTTCTGttcctcactcactcactcacttactcactcacacactcacacactcacacactcacacactcacacacaaaaagtcaaatttaaaagaatagttcagccCTCAATCTTATCATCTAACCCTGCTGGGTCCTTCTTTGAAGAAACACAATATAGAGATCCTGAATGTGTGTGCTTGTGCTTTTCCTACAAGGAAACTGACTTCCAAACAGGGGGAAAAAATCTGATAGCATAAAAGtctatatttattatagtttcttggtgttttttttaatctgttttggaGCTTggcaatataaattattattgatgTTTGTTGAATAGAAAAAGGCAACTCACACTGTGTTAGACAtctcattttgcattttgtgacaaacaaaataaacagtcagaaagacatgagggtgaggaaattataacaaataaagcTCCTTTCTgaatgaactattcatttaagcaCATCCTCAGAGCTAACTTGTGATTCAGCGTTCTCTGTTCTGTTCAGTGCGGTGTTTGATGATGAcaattctcacacacactctattCCTGTTTTGGTCCCCTGTTAGTCATAGTACTTTTTGTCACGGAGTTAATTGGAATGTCCTAATGTACCTTTTTATTGCCTGACACAGCAGTTAAGGTATTCCAGATATCAGAGGTGCAGTTAAACCACCTCCATGCCCAGCTGTTGGGCAGTGTCCTGTAGCTGACGCATTACGGCCCCCTCCCTTGTAGAGTCTGTTTCTGCAGAGGTGCCGGCTGTCAACACCAAGAACACACTTTCTGTATTTTCCTGTGTCCTACAGACATCTACTCCCTCTTTTCTTATTCCTGCCTCTGTATTTCCACTCATGGTGCTGGGGGTCCCCGTCTCCTCCATGTCTTCCCCGGGCTGGACGTTCTGCTGGCTGGACTCACTGCTGTCCCCTTCTCCCTGCCGCTCCCGCATCAGCTGCTCTGTCAGCTCCACGCTCTCATAGCGGATCAGCTGCAGGCGCATGAACCCATCTTCATGCTCTTTATACCTGAAAAAGATTGGTGAAAACCACAGTCAGGTTAGACGGGTCAGGTCTAATGTccacatcaaaataaatatgGCATCTACTATGGGTGGTCAACCTACTTAAAAGTTTATGAACTGCAAAAGTAATGTtttccacaacaacaaaaaattaaataaaacattaagcagcacaaatgcattcaagcataatagaatgattactgaaggatcatgtaacactaaaaagtctttaaatgtattaaagctgaaacagttgttttaaacagcatattaaaaaaatgactgtttttgaatagatttttaaacatcaaactaaaaaaaaaaaaactctttcaaatctgaaatatttgaacggtagtgtaggTTTCCACATAAACCATCTACCGAGAGCTTTCTGAAATCAAAAGCAAAGTCAAAGAGGAAGTCTTCATACCTAAATCTCGGGTGTCCTGAAGGCCATTTGAACTGATGTTTCTTGCGTAAATGGGCAGTGAGGTTGTTCCCCCGGGTAAAGCACTGCTCACACACGTGACACTTATAGCGAGGAGTATCATCTCCCTAAATGCAAAACAACACATTAACGTTTTAGCTATTCTGAAGCTATGAGCTGAATATGAGTGCAAATGTAATGATGCAGAATTGTATTCACTTTCTGACGaaatttcaggttttttttaattgctcTCACTCTTCCAGACAATGTATTCTGCcttttatttcatacatttattgtggatttattgtGTTGCTGGCTGTATGAGAGAAGTTACATCTATAGAAGTACCTTCATTAATTATCTCTAGATAGATCATTTTTATAGATCAAACCTTGGACCTTAgtactttatttcttgtaatgaCAAACAATTCTCACTTGAATTACAGGCTATAAAACAATTCATAGAAATTAAAATTTCCTGTTTACATTTGAAATCATGAAAAACAGTCCTAAAAGTAACAATGTACTAATTTTATACATTACCATTTGCTGGACCCCATTTTTTATTGGCCATATtcatgtcaaaaaataaaataaaataaagtaaaatatgctATATGTCTTACTTTATTCTGTGgtgcacaaaagaagatatttcattattttatattgatgtCTTCTTACTGGCTCTGACTGGCTCACCTCATGAACACGTTTGTAGTGGTTCTTGATTGAGTAAAGCGAGCGAGTGGAGTAGTCACAATCTGCAAAGTCACATCGATACGCTGGCTCACTGCTGTGCGTGTCTAAATGCTTCCTCAGATCTATCAGGTTTTTACAGCTGCAAACCAGACAAACACAAACCAACTGTCAGATCATGTTCAGACAAACAGGTCTTAAATGGCAGACTAAAAAATCAGAAATATCCAGGCCAGGGGTAACGACTCACTGGCAATGAAGTGACCTCACCTGTACTCGCAGTAGTCACAGCTGTAAGGCTTCTCGTTGGAATGACGAAATTTGATGTGGTTTCTCAGCGAGGACGGTGATGGACAGGTCATATCACAAAGTGGACATTTATAATGGTTGACTTTGAACAGAGAAGAACATCATAAGGAAATAAAGGCCTGTGAGGTTCAATACAGCAGAACAATGTACAACCATAATGACACTCAGCATACAAAAAGACCCATACCATGGTTCCTCATGTGGTCTCTCAGCAGCCTCTCAGTGGCAAAACGTTTAGAGCAGTGAGAACACTGAAATCTTTGACCTACAGACACAATCGCACACAAACAAATGGTTGTAATGAGCCATAATACTCAGTCTAatcattttcttttgttatgtTCAATGCAAGAATTCAAAGTGTCAAATGTGTTCAATACAGAAGGTTTTCAGATTCTGTTATTGCTGTACAAACTCAAACACAACCCCCTCACCTTCTATGGAGGTTTGCCGTCGAATGTGGTCAAAGAACTTTGTGTTGTTGGCAAACATTCCTCCACAGGTCGGACATGCCACCAGCTTTTCCTGTGTGTGGCTACGCATGTGCTCTCGCAACTTAAACCTGCCCTTGAAAGAGGCCTCGCAGTCTAGaaataagaaaatgaaaacaTCCAACAAATTTGCACATCTTTACAggcaaagaaagagaaataaactCTTATATGTTGTACAAATATGGTCCAGAAAAGACAAAACTGACAAATATTCAATTTTCAATGTAGCAGTCTGGACATTATGAAGCATAATAACTGATTATTCCATTCTTCATGATTATGTGTTTATTTCATAACTGAATTGCTGCATCTAATAAATgaagtggttctcaaccaggtgCCAAAAACAACTAGggtgacatttttaaaaaacattaacatctacaattatttattttagatgtgtttgtttttaagagttgGGGTTCCCAGTAAATATATAAGCTAGcctatttttaaatgtgtgatcTTTGGATTTGGAAAAGTCATATTATAACAAACATGCATTAAGCTCTACGTTAAGCTCTaagatttacattacatttagtaaaTAGAACACATTTAACAACTAAAACTAGAACTAGAATTCTAacccatttcattttttttatccttACCAATAATGCTTCTCCACTATATTAAAATTACTAGAAAAAGTATAGGGCTttaaaatattgttgtggacaatgGAGGGGCCCTGAAGTTGTTTGTTACCTTTCCATCCACAGAACAACACATTCTCTTCCTTAGCCTCGAGACAATGGGCATGCATCTCCACATGTCTGTAGAACCACTCCGGATTATCCATAGACATCTGAATACAAACACGCTTATCAGCTGAGCACTTTATTTTTGAAAGCACTGCCAAACACAAAACATATAATAGAATAAAAACTCTTCCCACAATAAACTTGATTTGACTAGCCACATAATCTAAAAAAGTACAACACTTGGGATTGCTTCCATACCTCACAGTGCTCCCAAAGACAAAGGAAGTTCTCTTGGACCTCGGGCACAATGTTGCGGTTATGGAGGCCAACCGAACAGGCACCCATGTCACTATGGTCGGTGAGTATAGCAAGACCCCATTGCTTCAACTTGGTGTGGTAGCAGTGAAAGAACATGTGTCTAAGAATCTCTGCATTTCCTTCCACTGAGCAGAAGCCACAGTCTCTCCACAGACAGTTATGCTCCTCTTCTGTAAAACATGCAGGCAAGCCAAGTATTGATTATGGACTAGACCAATGGAGTCGGTGCCTCAGGGTTACTGCCAGAAAAGTTGAGCTGACACGTCTACTATGACTCAAAGTCAAAACTCAACAGTCCTCCACTAATGTAACATTAATACAGACAGAGGAACAGTGCATAAAATGTGCCATTGACTGTTGATACAATGTAGAATACATGAAGACATATTAAATGTTATGTGTTACTAGCAAAACCTCAGGACTAATGGTCCTCTTTAAAACACATAATACCAGAACTGATAAGCTattgttttttttgcaaagcaTGCTATGTTAATTcttaaaatgtaatctttaccCATTTTTACACAATAACTTTACAGCACACAATTACAACAAACGGAGACTTTTAatataaagtattatttatattgagAATTTTTATCAATTTTTGGAATTAGCTTTTATAATCAGTATTGATTTTAGTTTCATCATATAAGTGTTTATTTACAAAATCATTAGAATTAGTCCATATGACTCATACTCTATGTTCCAAGTCAGTGTGAGACATCCATAGTCACCTTTTGTTTTCAGTGCAAGCAGTAgataatcttcaaaaaaaaatcctattgcgTTCCATAAATTTTTTTTGGAACAATATGATGTTAAATAAATGAtgagaatgttcatttttgggtgaactatccctttaagacaagaAAGATAAGTAAATAAATGCTTCCATTACAAGACATTTCAATCAACACGGACACCTGACACTTTCAAGGGTTGGACGAACCTGGCAAGTCTGTCTCACTGTCCACGATAGCTTTATAATGTTGCTCCACGTGCTGGCAAAACTCCTGCATCCTGTCAAACGTCTCCTGACACGAGCCCCACTCACACGCCAGCTCCAGCTGCAGCTCCTCTCTGCGCGGGGCGCGTTTACCCGACGGTGCCATCCTGCTGCACTGAATGTAAAGCACAATGTGTGGTCCTCCCGTCTTCTGAAACACATGCGAGATCTAACATGAGTGTAACGTTAAGTTTGTTCTGAACAGCGCAACTCGAGCTATCTATCCATAGCGGCCAGTTTGTTTTTAAAGGCGATAAATAACCACATTTACAATACAAACTGGGGCAAAATGATTACCTCCAACATATTAAAACTACTTAATTACCAAATGTATAGCTAGTAGTTTTATTAAATCATAGTCGAAGTTGCTACCTTTGCTTGTATGACACATAGCTAGTTAGCAAAACAAAAAGGTAAGTTAACATTCTGCCTCCATTTTTGTTGACTAGTATCTTTTGACTAGCTTCGGTTGTGAATAATTGAATGTGTTTTCATTCAAGGATAATTCGCGAGGAAAGGCGTCTGCAGTTGTTTACAAATATTGATCAATAACTCACCTTTTGCAAATACTTCTAGCATTTCCTTACTTTTTTCCCATGAAACAACCAAACCAATCAGAATTCACCTTTGCTGCGTCGCGTTCAAATCTCAGCCAATCAAATTGCAGTCAAGCAGTACATCACAATTATCATTCCCTCAAACACCCAAACGCATTTAAGTGTTCCGCAGCTCGACTTGCACTTTATATTCAGTAAAAAATTTTTACTTGCTGTATGGCACTACTTTATGTAAATCTGCTTTGGAATTGTAGCGAAAATATTGTGCTATACTAATAAATCTCAAGAAAGCGAAACATATTTTTTCTAATATGATATCCAATGtgataaagtaattattttctagacaatattttaacaatttgccATCATTTTagtataataacaaaaaatatttttttgcaaacataatGTTCTTATTAAAACACTACACTTACTATGGTCACATTATAAAAGGGTTGTTATATATTAAACTTAACAGCTGGCTTTGTATTTTAGGAAAGGGAGAGTCCTTGGAATATAAAAACCTGTAAAACCTCACGTTAAATAACTGAAAATTTGTATTAGTATTAATGTTTGGGTTATGTTTGATTTTTGGTCTGAAAACtgcatgaaaacaaaataaataaaacttataaaatatacaataattgatctataaaactgtataaatatagaGCACTTTTTCCTTTCCGGAAGTTAGTTTGGTCCATTGTCACACTGGTTTATTTAAATCAGTCAAAAGGcataatattagattaaaaaaaaaatacaactgcatATATCAAATAATCTTTCAGAATAGAACCTTCTTTTCAGGTCAGCCAAAATAATTGGATATCCTTATGCAGACATTGTTCATTATCTACAGAGCTTTCATGCCCCAATGACAGTTAAGGGCATGTGTGTACACTGTCCCATCCCATgcagatatacagacagagaaGCTGGAATACAGTGTGTAGTATCAAGATCCCATAGAGGACAGACAGTATAATAATCATTAACAATCagttttttgtcagttttgtttgTTCTTCAAATGAAGGTAGCATGTTGTAAAGTCTCTCAGGAGCTTGAGTGGTCTAGACGTCATAGAACAGACGCACAAGATGATACCGGATTCCAAATGCCACGACACTCCCCAAGACctgagaaaaacatcaaatattatttaaaaccaccaaaacaccagcttcttttgaaaaatgtacacagTCTTTGAAAACCTGCATACATGAGGTAGCCtgattttgaaaatgtgatttcTACACTTGGAAAAGTCACATAAATGAATCAAACCTTGCCTTTGAATATTGTTGTGACTAAAGGGGGCCTTATGGTAATGAATAAATTACTGGGGTTCACCTGTATTAAAAGCATTATTGCAGTCAGGTTTCTCTCATGGGTAGGTCCCAGTACTTTTAGTACCAGGTTGATAAGGGTCATGTTGTTACACTCTATAAACTCATCATCTCCTTCCTGCCCTCTACGCACATCCAGTAGCCATAACGTTTCTGCCACCTGCAGGATAAAAGAGGAAATCACATTCAAAGATACAGGGAATACCATATAAATCTTCAGTCCATTCTttttggcgctctagcggttaataaacagaaccgCGTTCATCTGGCAGAAGAACAaagtagccggagctacttctctctgtttatggcGATTCACGCAGGTACTGGGCTCCTCCGCAGCGGTACCTACCCGAACCAGTCTAAACAggccgaatataaacacttattataggtgtaccgtaTTGTTTCAgtacaagccaaaaaaaaaaaacagtttggaaaatggattcatggtgtaattgcttattatataaattctgAACACACAataaagttacggactgcagctttacgCTCCTGGATCTTTAATTGCTTTTAAACAAACATTCCTAGACCTTTTCATAATGATAAATACTGTGTTTACCTTCAGAATAAGTTGCCCTAATTTTCCCAGGTCCTTCTGTTTGAACTTGGAATAGCTCATGCCAAGCTTTCCCGTGTCAGATTGTAACCTGCATCAATCAGTTTCAGAGGTCAAGCTCTCATAACCATTTCACTTTGCCTTATCTAAAGTGTAAATGTTTAGGCAACACTGCATGTATAAAACTTACAAATAAATCAGAAGTAAAAAAGTTACTTAAAGAGTTTAACACTTCAAATGCCCACATATTCAAATAACTTTCAATGAGTGTCAAAATAAATTCTACTGTAAGTAAAAAGGAATCTGTGTTATAGCTAGATTTGAAAATGTTAGTGTAATAACCCACCTAGGCAGGCGATGTCTGGGACAGGGAATAATGTGAAACAGCTGAGGCAGAGAATATATGAAGTTGATGACTTGGGGGATGAAGAAAAGCAGCATGGTCTTACTGAAATGGCCGAGTATCCCAACCACTGCAAACGTCATTCCAGCAAAGTAACAGAAAGTGTCTCCCACAAACACAGAGGAAGggtacctaaaaaaaaaatattcaattgtATATTATAGTTTCAAAAATAGAAGTGGTTgagattattatcattattatcagtgGACAAACTACAGGTCAGTATTTTAATGGGCTTTCTTAAAGTTTCTTAAAGTAAGTAAAGATGATCaaaaagcaaaatattttaacaaaccaGTTGTGGTAGAAGAGGGCTAATGTGGTGAAAAAAAAGGGAATCATGAAGTACAAAGAGAAAACATGGTCATCCCTGTAGTCTCCTGAAAGAGAAACGTTAATCAAAGATCAATTGAACAatataaattagaaaatatatctacagacttattcaaataaaaatctaGCAATGTCAGAGAGGTTTAAACAAATTAagtataatgtgacactgaagaatggagtaatgactcCTGAGAGTTGAGTTTTGCCAacacgggaataaattacattcaaaatatatatttatatataaaaaaagttatttcccaacaggagttttactgtttttaactgACCAAATAAGTACACCCTTTTGGACCATAACAGACTTGtgtttcaaaaacatacaaatattatttttaacttttgaacagtatagtatatataaatggcatatatataatataaattatgcatGTGGAACGCAGGTGGAAAATTAGATAAAACCGGTTGAATAGAAACCCTCCCCTCACCATTGAGTTCCAGTATATTAAAGAGGATGATGGAGCCAGATATGAAGAGAGCTTGCCCAGACTCAATGCCATTGATACCAGCCAAGATGTTGATGGCATTTGTGCAGAATACAGCCAGCATTcccatatatacataatacagaATGCCTGAAACACATTGTAGAATAATGCTGAGAATATGGACAATCATACTGGACATATCAAACAAGAGGGCAAATACAATCAAATCTAGAGCACCAGACATTTAAGCAGACTGTCAAACTCACCCAAGTCCAGATGCATCCCCAGCAGCACACGGAAAGGTTTGGGCACGACAATGAGAGTGTTGCCAAAGTTAGTGAAGTAGACCATGAGTAGAGGCAGGGAGGCCATAGTAGGCAGCAGCAGCTTGTGTCTCCATCGCAGATTCAGAACATCATCAGCAAAGCCCAGGAATATCATGCAGCAGATGGCCAACAGAGCACCGATCAGCTGCACAAACTACATGGACATATTCACAAATGCCATAGTTATGACtgccattttatatttatgtgtattatatgtgtatgtatgtatattatatatatatgcatgtgtgtgtgtgtgtgtgtgtgtgtgtgtgtatggaagtAAAGGTTCTCAGTAACAAAGGTCATTAAAAGCTAATGGTAAAACTAATTTTTGTCTTAAAACATACacaattgttcaaaagttttatgtctgtaagttttttatatttaatttttaaagaagtctcttataataacttttattttggatgcagttaatcattgcccagcacgacttaaaatataattcagtccTGTGATCAGTGACAGTCTtgagtgtcgcatgatccttcagaaatcataacatactgatttgctgctcaagaaggatttctcattatcaatgttaaaaacagtttaatgCCACTTTGATTTAATTTCCTTAAAGAAACTGAACCCAAACACAACAGTAATGTaagtggtgaatttttgaaatgtgtttactATGCTGTAATTAAGGGATGATAAACTCACCTCATTGTGAGGGAACTTTTGGCACTGCTCCCCCATAAAGCACTGGAGGAAGGGGACAGGGATGAAGAGGAAGAGAATGATGAGGAAGACTGTACCACTGATTACACCTTGCGATTCAGGCCTGGTTaataagaaaaagagaaagcATTAAATTCAGGTTCCAAGCATCAAATTGCCATTCATACATTTGATGTAAAACTCAACTACTTACACCTCtttctttatggttttatttagGTCCATGCCATAGAGTCTGGCAGATATGAAATGATCCTTAAAAGCAGGAATCAGTTTGACTGTTGCAATGCACCCAAGTGCAGACATACAACAGTTGATGATAAGAGGAATTGCAGGAATTGGAGACATCTTCTCCATGGACTATTAcgacataaaaatacaatatactgGATCTACGGTACTATATATCAGTGGATAAATCTAGTTGAAAACAACGTTCGATTCCTGTCAGCAACATTCAAACCTTTCATGTTGCCTATCCATAGTGGAGCGGTCATTGGCTGACGTTTCTTCGATGCGCGCATAAATGACAATCAGCTTGTTTTCTAATCGACCGAACCGTTTTTATACAAAAGTATTGATTCAATGAACGGCAGTTCATTGGCTTTATGATGACAGCTAGATTTTCATTGACACTGGTAAATTACAGTCAAGCGATAAAAATAATCCAGGCCAAATAAGCACCTGTTCAGGTTATGAGTTACTAGTTACACGTAAGCTTCTTTGACGTCAAAATGTGACAGATGTATCAGTTTACTGTAAAGGTTGGCTCTGATCTCATCACAAAATCCACGTCTACTTCCGTCAACATAATCCGTCCGCCGAGTGGGGACATTGAAACAGCTTGCTTATTATACTCTCATAAACTGTTGGTACGACAATAAAAGATTGAGAGCACATTACTGATAAACACAAAGTAAGTTAGTGATAATTTATCagagaaatacataaatatatttgttattatctTGTTTTCAGTCGAACCTTTGCAGAGGTAACACAACCGGAAACAAAATGAATAGCACGTTAAAGGTCTCGTTTTTGGTGTAGAATCATTATGATTCGGTCGCTTGAATCAACAATTATGTTTTGTGGCATGACTCTAGTTTTTTAGAAATACCAAATaagaacatcaacaacaacattacgtcgtattcttcttcttttttttaatattctatttaatatagccatacatgtaaatatttaaaaatgtattaagttCATACATCTTAATTAAGGGAAAAAGGCTGAAAAAGGCAATGGTGTAATCTTATTGGATTAAACATGGATTACAATAATTTAGACAAGACATTGGAATTGGGATATGACAGTCATCAAAGGTTATGCTCACTctattataatatcatataataaccCTATGTGTTTTACAATAATGAACCCAACATTTATAAGCATAAAGACTACACAAAATATTATAAGATGGTtacaaaacatgaaaatgaatacattacaatacattgaaatgaatgaaagcatattaaaacaataatatgtgtatatataatacatattttatgattGTGGTtaagtattttataaaattatgtattttaataaaattttataagtATTACATATAGAAGATTATTGCAAGCTGacttctttaaaatattaatattttaatatattttatatatttatcaaatgtatttatattcatattatctttgtaaatgtacattatgaatataaaatgttgctagaatagtaataaaatacttataaatgtaaaatgttaccaaaaggttggactcccaatcgaagggttgtgggttctagtcttgggACGGACGGAATtgttggtggggggagtgcatgtacaccttcaataccacgacttaggtgccctcgagcccccaactgctccccgggcgccgcagcataaatggctgcccactgctccgggtgtgtgctcacagtgtgtgtgtgttcactgctctgtgtgtgtgcatttcggatgggttaaatgcagagcacaaattctgagtatgggtcaccatacttggctgaatgtcacttcacttcacttcacttcaaaaaaaaaaattggtaaataCAGAAGTTGGCTAATATAGAATTAGAAAAATTAgcccaaaacacaaaataaatggaTACTTGTATCTTAAAAGTGATGACTAAAGGAACTATCATTATTACGTTTATGACATCTTGTAAATCTTCATAAACATCAGCGACAGCGAGTGCGCTTGTGGCGCGCAGGCAGGGAATGTgcgcactgcgcatgcgcagttttGATAGATCAAGAGGGTGTGGGTGTCTCTTTAAATACGTGTAGTGCTTGCGCCGTGTGAGTTTGTGTTGCTACACTATTTGACAGCTCGACTGTTCTGTTCCTGCGCATTACCATTACAGACCATTCAATACTGACGGTGGGAGGGGGAACATTTTCTCTTGAGTTGACAGCGCAGGATATTATAAATGTGTGGTTTTATGTAGCACTCTAAACATTCACGAAACGGAGGCCATGTACCGATAAATTCAGGTTTGATCGTAGAAGATGCTCGGACCTGAAGACTGGTGCTGAAATAACGAAGACATGATGTAGCCATTGAGCTGGCGATCTGTAGCTAGTCAGCGTCCAAAGACGGTGTTTCTCATCTGATCGGTAATATTTcctttctgtcttttgttttttaatactgGGCtatgctatgacgacaactcctcaTTCTCAATATGCGCGTCCCGCATTTTTGTTAATCATAGGCTTGTTCCGAGTCAGCTGAACTGACTGATCTGAGTCAGTTgcccaaaaatgctgtctagttAGGCAGCTTACTAGGCTTTGAAACACAGCTTGGTGAGCTGCGAGGGGGCCGTAAACATGCATAATTTGATATGAACACCACTATTGCAAACAAGCTTAGATTAGCTGTCAAGACGAAGGGAATTTAAATGAATCGCTAGATGGGTCATGTTGAGCTATTTCGACGTTGCAGTGCTGCACTGACCCAGAAAACCCTGAACTGTCAGTAATGTGACAGAATCGGAACGGGTTTGAGACAGGCTTCACCTGCGACCGATCTGAGTTTTCTGGAAGAAGTTGCGCACTTCTCCGGTTTCAGGACAGGCATTGAATGTCACACTTTCACCGAAATGCTTAGTCAGTTTGCTTAACTGCTAAAACTTTAAAACACCGTTTGT contains the following coding sequences:
- the hinfp gene encoding histone H4 transcription factor, with translation MAPSGKRAPRREELQLELACEWGSCQETFDRMQEFCQHVEQHYKAIVDSETDLPEEEHNCLWRDCGFCSVEGNAEILRHMFFHCYHTKLKQWGLAILTDHSDMGACSVGLHNRNIVPEVQENFLCLWEHCEMSMDNPEWFYRHVEMHAHCLEAKEENVLFCGWKDCEASFKGRFKLREHMRSHTQEKLVACPTCGGMFANNTKFFDHIRRQTSIEGQRFQCSHCSKRFATERLLRDHMRNHVNHYKCPLCDMTCPSPSSLRNHIKFRHSNEKPYSCDYCEYSCKNLIDLRKHLDTHSSEPAYRCDFADCDYSTRSLYSIKNHYKRVHEGDDTPRYKCHVCEQCFTRGNNLTAHLRKKHQFKWPSGHPRFRYKEHEDGFMRLQLIRYESVELTEQLMRERQGEGDSSESSQQNVQPGEDMEETGTPSTMSGNTEAGIRKEGVDVCRTQENTESVFLVLTAGTSAETDSTREGAVMRQLQDTAQQLGMEVV
- the dpagt1 gene encoding UDP-N-acetylglucosamine--dolichyl-phosphate N-acetylglucosaminephosphotransferase — protein: MEKMSPIPAIPLIINCCMSALGCIATVKLIPAFKDHFISARLYGMDLNKTIKKEVPESQGVISGTVFLIILFLFIPVPFLQCFMGEQCQKFPHNEFVQLIGALLAICCMIFLGFADDVLNLRWRHKLLLPTMASLPLLMVYFTNFGNTLIVVPKPFRVLLGMHLDLGILYYVYMGMLAVFCTNAINILAGINGIESGQALFISGSIILFNILELNGDYRDDHVFSLYFMIPFFFTTLALFYHNWYPSSVFVGDTFCYFAGMTFAVVGILGHFSKTMLLFFIPQVINFIYSLPQLFHIIPCPRHRLPRLQSDTGKLGMSYSKFKQKDLGKLGQLILKVAETLWLLDVRRGQEGDDEFIECNNMTLINLVLKVLGPTHERNLTAIMLLIQVLGSVVAFGIRYHLVRLFYDV